Within the Vanessa cardui chromosome 6, ilVanCard2.1, whole genome shotgun sequence genome, the region taaatttcccactgctgggctaaatgactcctctccctttgagaaaaaggtttggaacatattccacacaggtttcttcacgatgttttccttcaccgccgaaaacgagatgaattataaacacaaattaagcacataaatattcagtggtgcttgtctgggtttgaacccgcaatcatcggttaagatgcatgtgttctaaccactgggccatctcgcctgtgttcatttattataataaaacatcaaaTACTTACCGCCTTCGAGTTTAAAGGAAACGGTTTCATCGAATCCTTGACTAAGTTTAATCATGTTTGTGAAGATTAAACCTTCTTGATCTGAATATTCTCCAATATAATAAGCCTGTTCGAATGTTGGTGATAATATTTGAGATTCTTGATTCCTAACAATATccaaaataattgttgtatatCCATTAACAGCATTTGGGTGAGATGCTTCCATATTGAgtacaatgaaattattattttcaatcaatTCTTTAGGTATATCAAGGAGTTGGATAGTTATGTAATCTGGTTCTtctttaatcataaaatatgaaacaaattctgcaaaataattctgaattatcttaaattttcgcgattattacacatttaaataaaactaattataacggatgaatcgcgtatattaattattttttatttattttttttttacctacctacccgtgaccacgaacactgcaaagtgctcgaaacgtcgggatgtttaaaaataattaatatacgcgattcatccgttataattagttttatttgaattctGAATTAATCAAATGATGataggaaaattaaaaattatttagtatgaATCATACTTACCACCTGATAAGCTTAGTACGATTGAAGACAAGTCATGTTCATTCAACAGCCGTATTTCTTCTAATTCAAGAGACTCATTTTTTATGCGTCCgatgtattcatttttttcgAATCGCAATACAATAGGATcatttgtttctaaaataaaaatatttaatatattgtatgtatttataacttgCATCAATCATTTGTATTGAAAGAAAAGCATATACACTCTAATAAAATATAGCGTCAGGTATTTTAAATTGCAAACGTTACATGGatcaacatttttaaacttagcTTTAGTAGACGTATCTACTCTAAATTAGAATATATATCTAGAAACGtttagcaaaaaaataaaactttaatctaCCTTTTGGTAAGTCAATATGTATTGCTGCTCTTCCACCAGTAGTTCCAAGCTTATCAGCTACTATGGTAAACAGCAAATGACTGTTCTTGTCAACTATATCATCAGGTAACGGATTTCTTTCATTTGTAATAAGTGTAGCTAAATTATCGTTTTGTATTAAGGAGAACCACTGTGAATTGTCtgtcatagaaaaaaaaagttaagcaATATTTCTACGTTATTATTATCCatattagataatatattttcatcaattatAGATTAATTTCTACCTCCTTCTAATCTGAATTCGACGCTGCTGTCATATCCTCGTTGAAGAGATATTTCCTCTGTGAATTCCAATCCACTATCTTTTATATAAGAACCTCTATAAAATGATCTTTCAAATACTGggtatgaaattataatttccgGAATATCAATAATAACGGTTGTTGTTACGGGCACCGCCCTTTCTCCGGTTGCTGCTATTTCTAAtacaacaaatttattttttgcaatttctTCCAATGAATCTGAATTCGATATTGCgattgttactttattattttcattcgaaATAGTGAAGTGTTGATTGAAATCTGaaatcattttcaatttaatttattatgactaagtgatgatatatttatttatttttttttactttttttggaAGAACTTTCTGTTGCAAGTTttgaacatataaaatatacatatttcttacctccatttaatgtaaatattgtttgtagTGTAAATCCTGACATTAAAACGATGTCTTCCATAGTTAGTATGCCATCCTTTAATACGCCATGGTAAGTGCTTTTAGAAAACTTTAATATAGTAGGTTCCGTTAGTTCTGCAATATGAATGAGTAATGTGAACATGTTAACTGTACTTTTTAAAGATAGCACCATTATTTGAACTTTTAATAACAATGTCATATTAGCTAAAGGAACAAGCCCAGATAGATTTCCGTTGtgatctaaaatttaaataaaaatgtgtccATATTAATTTACCTTCTGGAAACTTTATGGCTATAGCGGTATTCGCACCGACTGTCCTCGGTTTTTCAGCcacaatattgaataatattactttttcattaaatatgagATCCTCAGGAAtggttgaatttaaatttagcacTATACTATTAGTAGTTGTTTCCATCGAGAAATACTTTGCATGatctgaaatttaaaaaatattttatttcattttaagaaTAACTGTTTCTAACATTTCGAGGTCGTATtttttcagtatttatttattttattttttatttttattttcaacatacaACATCGTATTGTACATACAAATTTCATACCAAATAAGGTTTAAATAAGCCAACAAGGTACGTTAAAACATGGAGTAAACGTAATAagataatcaaataataattatagaatatttaaagtgTTAAAAAAGACGACAcataatattaatctattaaaGTATTGGTTTCAGCGTAGTATCAAATACTAACTTTCATTGTATCTTAAAATCGTATACCTAATTTTCGTAAACTTTTAtcgaatttacataataaatattacagagtatttaattacataagtttatattaatactcACCTCCCACCAAATCAAAAGTAACTGTTTCGTCATAACCTTGGAATAAGCTGATGTCTTGAAAATTTACCATTGAATCATTTGAATACAgtccattatatattttttgactaaAAACAGGTGTGACGAAATCAGGCTTCATTATTTCCAGGAAAATTGTCGTAGAAGTTGTTATGGCATTTACACCAGATGCAACCAAggtcaaaacaataaaattgttttcccTTATGATATTTTCTGAAACTTCCTGTTGTACCTCTATCGATACTGTATtctgaatattatttacagtaaaataattCACATAGTCTGTTGagcaaagttttatttatttgttttgtaaataaaatagtttgctataaatattgcaattaataaaatctatttaaaatattaaattgaggaGATACGattgaccccccccccccaaaaatataagattattttcaaaaacactCTAAAGTTGATATTTTTGGGACGATGTAATGATTCTAACGATACATCGTACCTTTAAATCTGTTTAGGCATTTTAATGGTTATGGTGTAAAAAATCAACTCACTTacgaacaaattaaaattattgggCAGTCGAATAAAAGGGTTTATCAAGAAGATTTAAATGTACTTACCTCCATtgagattaaaaattatgtcattatAGTACCCTATGTCCAAAATAATAGCTTCTAGAGTAATAGAATACCCTTCTAAAGTTCCACTATACAAAGGCTTCTCAAATTTTAATTCCCTAGCTGCAAAGACACACACAAAAAAGCCATATTCAAAAGACTGTACGTTATtccaaattatatacattttcttaTGTATTccactaaaattaataaaattatgtgtaaCAATTCAGTTGTTATGTATTccaaataagaaagtgtaacaACTATGGATAAACGTCATCGttacaacgaaaaaaaaaatcgagtataattattaattgttgtctcaatattttgtaaagatgTAGGCAACATGTGaacaaaatagatttaaatacaTGTTATCTGTTAGGTTTAATAActgtgaaaataaatatactgtttttttttttccgaaatATAAGTttactataacatattaaaaagtgTGGTTTTCGTTCTTGtaacaaacttttttaatataatatcattacatgccttcatatattaataacttaccTGAAAAAACCAGATGTAATAACACTCTATGTAACCTTTTCAAATCAAACGGATatgtaaaataacaaatgttatacatattacatatccGTTCGATTTACTAATAGTTATGCGTGATAGTATTTAGTATCGCttatataataggctatttgactggtttttaaaatccattttataatatttaatagaggttaaggaacccagtaaaagttgccgaaaaatatcatattaaaaattccatatttaaataacgcgcgaaaacgctacttggacaatatgacgctgcaatggggtcggtgacgtcactttgctgtattttaatctgtggtacatatcaaataaaagcaaggtttacaagaaagtgacttcatcataagtccggccaatcaggagcgttctgtgtcacgtgacaaacgtttgaaaaaatgcatttttatttattgatttttgaacaaattaagtattatattcaagtttcgttagtaaataaccatttttaaatacataatatacactgattacaataattcacaatttatttttcgcattgtcaaatagcctattacattaattttaggATTTCGTTATGACTTGGAAACATCGTAACTGTTTTTGTACTGTTGGAGTATTATCATTTTGAGcgcatgaataaataaataaatccaatttGTTAACTCTAGGTGgtcttattttcattttctcACAAGATACGTACCGTGTACCTCCTGTCTGGGGTGCAATCGAGTTTTTAAATTCTGGCACAACGTCATTTTATCGGTTacaaaaatatgcaataaaatattattgtatttttaaaaggatCATACGCCGTTATAGCTGTAGGAAAATATCATAACAATGCCTTGTACGCGACGataaatataacatcttaggttCGAATCACAACATTTATGAAAAATTCCATAGTCATTACCATTCAATATTATCCAAGATCAAAGTCAAATTcctattgtttattgtttatactCATACTGTGTACATGTTTGGAGCATCATATCATATTGAGATAGTTATAGAAAAACACGCGTTCACTAAGGATATTTATTACGATATTCCGATTAATAGCAAGTCTGCAATACGAGCGATTTTGaacttcatattatattatttgttttagataaatatagtttaattaatgttaCCGAATCTACATTTATTGCAAAGTTCAGTTTTAGTTGAGGCAACGTTAGCATGAATTCGGTTGCTGGacatttttgaaatgttaaaaacttatgttataaatcgttaataattattaattaataatcgacTTCTTCGTACgggcaacatttttttttactcaaatgatttcaatatatactgtactcaagtaggctttaacaagcagtttcgaatcgtcatttaacaactattaaaCGAATAAAGCTACCGctggttcgaaaagtagattctaccgagaagagccaGCAATAaactctttatcaacatttaaaaatagactcatgttagttaaatacaattatatatgtatataacatatcctgtttggaagtcaacaaatgttaagtccacgcttttttacTAGATACATTAAAagtctgattttttttataattgctaAAAAGTTCCATTTAgtaacattttgtaaatttctcTCTGTTACACTAAAGTCTCGGAGCTTTTGAACTTTAAACCAAACTGCATAATCTAATGCGGATTGATTGATACAAATTTCAATGATCTAATCAAACCAaggtttcaatgtttttttcatCGCCAAActcgaaatatattataaacacaaattaattatcatatgGTCTTGTGAAAAAACTTCCGCGaagaacatttttaattgtatgttttgAAACTATGGACATAACTAATTGTAAGTGATTCGTGATTGGATAGTTATGTTACGCGTACtacaaatatgataattttctGAGGGGAATCCCCTGCGGCGAATTCACTTTAAAAGTAATacgtttattgttattttacgaCTTGAAAgtgtcattttatattcaatgttttaataagctgttatttgtaacatatattGTTGAatggattattatttatcataatgttatcacaaaatataataaacacaattgTTGTTAAATTGTGAATTTAAGGCTACTGCAattgatgattattatttatattaaattttcaaagtaaaattaaaaaaaacaaagatatatCCAAAAGtaagtatgtaaatgtatataaaaattatcacaTTATGCTGATAAgagattataatcattatactaaatggttttgttattttatttgagatcAGATTGTGTGATATAGTAATatgtaaaagtatatattattattatatttatacataaaattcgTACTAAAATCACTTAAAGAACTACATAAtcgtaataatgtaaaataactttatcaGAGTATAGGCACAATGAAGACTCATCAAACTTCAAAAGTCTGACCGTTTTTAGTCTATAAACTTTTCGCTAGTAGAacgattttaaaatatcatcattgatatgaaaaaaaaaatatgataaaataaaacgaagacATTGTATTAGTAATGTATTCGTTTTAAGGAAACgcatatatctttatttataatatatcactattgaacttaactacttattttcACTTTGATTTTACTTCCACAATTTCGATAACAGTTTCATTGTCCTagcataacaataatatatgcgAGAAGATCTTTATCAATTATTCAGTATTGAGATTAGAGTTTTCagataataatctaataaaacCCAGTCTTAACATCGATCGAAGTTTCTagttttcctaaaatataaagGATAAACACATACGTATGAAATATACTCACTTACCTTCAGGTAGCAGTAGAACGATCATAGCATTTGCACCACTTGTATATTCTCTCTCTGCTACAACTGTGAGGTAGATTTCTCTTTGTTGATACACTTCATCGGGCAATGAAGTTTTAACATTGAACGTAATTTGGTTTCCATTATCGACAAGTtcgaaattttcaaaatattctagAACAAATGGAAAACGTTGTGTTCAGTTCAATTAAGTGGCCccattaacatattttatatgtcttttttttatggtataggttggcggacgagcatatgggccacctgatggtaagtggtcactatcgcccatagacaatgacgctggaagaaatattaactattccttacatcgtcaatgtgccaccaaccttgggaactaagatgttatgtcaattgtgcctgtagttacactggctcactcacccttcagaccggaacataacaatactgagtactgttatttggcggtagaataactgatgagtgggtggtacctacccagacgggcttgcataaagccctactaccaagtaaatgtCTACATGTCTACGGAACTTATGTTATTCGGTAGCAATTACTTACGTCCTTCCAAACTAAATTTAACTTCGCTGTCGTAACCCTGGCGGAGATAAATGGTATCTTGTAGAACGAACTCATGTTCTTTTGTATAGTTTGCTATGTAGAAGGGTTGCGAGAAAATTGGCTCGTCGGGCAACTCGAACTGAGTGTCTGCTAAAACTTTAACCGTAGCGGTTGCTGTTCTACGGCTATCACCAGTTCTATCTACGtcctaaacaaaatatttaattaaaaagtaactagTAAGCGAGTGTTGGtcgagtttttatttttcattagagttagtttttcaaataataacagtaatttaACTTTTGTATCATGTCTATTTCCTAATTTCCTGTTTACTGTCTTCCTTCTCGGAAATACTGGAATACAATATCTTCGAAGGAAGCATGCCTTTTATAAATGGAATCTTATAGATAATTCTCTCTAGTTCTTACCGTATATAGATTGGGATAAGTATagcattaaatagtaaatataaagttacattaaatataataattaaatacattttactaatttgaaaattattacgcttattacttcaattaaatGGGTCACTGAAATTTGACTCTGATGGACTTTGGAAAGGTGGAAATTCAGaaatgtgtttaaaataaatactaaattaccGTGGCTGTAATTGTTAGAGTTATCGACTCAGGGATAGATCTGATAAACGTCGTAGTTCTCAAAGTCGCCTTGAATTCTTTCGGTACCGTAGACGAATCATCGTATGCAATTTCAAATAACGGACTCCCTTCCAATGTAAAGTCAATCCTTTCCGTTGTTAAGTCGATATCCCTGACGATTATATCATTTATGCAGTTAGTGAGTAAGAAGTTTGGCGGTACTGGAGGTGCTATCGTGATTTCATAACTGTTCGTTGGTTTAAATACAGGATCGTTATTGTTGGTGTCGGTTATATCTATATTGAAAAcctgttaaaataaaatcaaaaataaatatctaaatatactttattcgagtaggcttttacaagcacttttgaatcgtcatttaataactattttaagtgaagctaccgccagTTCGgggtaggttctaccgagaagaaccggcaagaaattcattcatttttattttagttaattacaacTATCCTGCCtgccttttataaaataaagaaaatcaacATAACGAGGATAAAACCAATGGTAGTGcagttttgataatatattagaatttaaagGATCACGTCGTAAACATTTTAAGAcatcctatttttttttatggtatgtgTTGGCgaacgagcttatgggccacctgatggtaagtggtcaccatcaccatagacaatgacgctgtaaaaatataaactattccttacatcgtcaatgcgccatcaaccttgggaactaagatgctatatcccttgtgcctgtagttacactggctcactcacccttcacacgggaacacaacaatactaagtactgttatttggcggtagaataactgatgagtgggtggtacctacccagacgggcttgcacaaggccctgccaccaagtaattaATACAGATAGTAGCTACATGTGAGGGTTGgagaaaaataagttaattatgtACGCAATGGTCTCTTCTCATTATTGGACTGCTTGATTTTCAAAGGGTGTATGTGAGAGATCACTTGTTAATGTCGCCATTACGTAACATTCGGTAATGTAATGTTGTGCAATAATTACCAAATTTCTTGTGCTACCATCAGTGCATCGAAAAATTGCCGTGAAACCAATAGATAGTGCGGTTTCAATTTCCTCGTATGTTTCGTAATTGTCATGTGTCGAAACAGTGAGCTCAGAGTTTGCTAGTGCCACAGTGACGTAAGGCCCTCCATTGAGGCCTTCATTTCTGTGTGTAACACTGACTAAATCTgtaacgtaaaatatataatcaatattatatatacatatgtttttatttttccggGCCGCATTTTGAAGACGAAAATTAGATCaagcaattacttttttgttgtaTTACTTAGACTGAAAAGTGTACACTTGATGTTAAATAGTAAACGTAATCGCCCATAAAATTAGCATTATGAGAAACTAGAGACCCGTTCCAGATTCGTACGGTTGCAATactgaaactaaatatattgtatatttatatattatacaaaaacgttcctctagaattactctatctatgaaaaaatcgcatcaaaatccgttgcgtaatgtTAAACATTTAAGTATATGGACAAAAAGCAGTAAgggactttgtttcatactatgttatgacaatgatttatattgtaatattcattttatagtcAATGCATCACTAACTCCAGTAACTAATATGTAGTATAAGGCATATTACAGTTTCACTGGTTCATTCGCCTTCTGGAATACAAGATGCGAAGTAGGTATTATTACCTAGGTGGCTTGCATAGCTACAGATATTGTTTCTTTGAAAATCGCGAATATATccttactttttatattaatgttataattgtcAATTGGAACTATAGGTAATtctaaatttgataaatatttactttatcaaCGCTAAACTAATATCTAATTAGTatgtgaatattaatattttcggtCCATAACTTGAGCagaacagcgccatctatcgtaTTCTAGCTATGAACATAGACCAGCCATAATGTACGTACTCTTGTTCaggaattacataattataaacgcaTCAAtgattatgtacatatatattaatatcatgcTGTGTGACAGTTTGTCGTAGCGTTGTGGCTAGACGGATTGAAATGaggttgtatttatttacattttaatattgaacaatatttcaatgaaacaaATTGAATTTAGATTCGATAGTtaagtatgtttaaaatttaaacatacagtgataaatatattttttaaataaagctttaCAAGGATTAAAAGTTAATCTAGATAAACACAAcacaaaatgtttaaatgttatgttttcctttacgattacaattaatatttaaaaggaatattttcttaagaataaatttcatatttaaaagttatagcCGGGCTAAATCCTCCTTTCGGTTTTGAGGAGGGTTTTGAAGTTAATTCCATTACACTGCtccgatgatgatgatgatgatgcggATTGATGGAtacagaattttattgaaattagacacttaattaaaattgcaattaatatgtatgcaagttgtaatattaaattgaaaaacgtACCTTCTATGCCTGTAGTTGATCTTCTGTAAAAGACACCTCTGTCAGTGTCTAGTATTCGTGTATTTTCAGGCAAGAACCAATTTGGGATTCCATCTATCGAGCATCCTGAAATATGTTACGTTATTGATGAATATTATTAGTGTAAAATTTTATCGCtatgttcaataaaaaaaattcaataggGGTAGTGATTACTACCCATCATACTATGGCTACTAATCCCTACCCCTATAGACATCGGcactataagaaatatgaatCAAGAAGTATTCAtacaataatgttaataaatataattctaaaatgttCGTTTTCTGATGTAAAACCTATTGGTTAAATATATCATGTGGTATTAgttatatcaaatttatattttgtttaccaATTCGAGATTGAAATTCTGTTATGAAAATATTGGTAGCTGGTATAAAATTACACGAAATTACCCAATTTCATGTCACTTGAAAATAATGATACGGCAAAATAATTCGACGTTATTCTGAGTAATAACAAAATAAGGATTTTACAAAATCCACATAATATTGTTTCGGACATTTGAATTTAATGCAATTCGGGGAAGCTAATCAGTAATGCAACTTATATTAAAGGTTTATTGacagtataaaaaattaaaacaagggtatatcaaaataaaaaaaggtgttGATAAGAATTCTGAGTCAAACTTCGTTTTAGAATTCTCTTTTCAAAAAGGTAGACAAAAGGACTACATAGAAAGATCCATTAGGATGCTTATAATGGAACCACAACaacagaaattatattataagagaTAGAAAATGTTTCAAAACATTCTTTCAATTCGCGTAATTCAAATCGTCTTCTTAACGCAAATGTGTCTATAAAGATTATTCTATGAGAATACTTGAAATTCATCCTAAAACACGATCTCAAAATGTCAGTTAACGATATGAGACAttgattatttcaataataacatttaaaggaaAATATAGAGTATTACTGTATGTTTTGTTTTCAACTATTTTACGGAGAAGTTCTCAAAGAATAACACTGCGgctataaataagttataatgcTGCAACAGTTATGAATAAATACTTACCATGATTAACATGTAGGTACGCAGTTATAAtgacgtataaaaataatatcctgCGATCTCCCATTTTCAATTAACGTATATTGTTCGATATCACatcacaataataaaacatgcaACACCCTTATGCACAGaaaattgcaatattatttattgaaaccaattaataattagaatcaccaaattattaaatgttgataaaacacaaataatacgtctgttattataaaagtatacacGAAACTACTATCAATGTGattataatcatcattattatcgCGTTTACGTATGTGCAGATAAAGGTGACAATTATTACCCGCCAATCTATCGATACATATCTTTGtatggaaatataataaatacattatatgtcATGTATTCTTtgaactataattaaaaaatgtacgcACACTTAAATGTGTCACACAAAAGATAGTGTTTATTGCTGAATTCAGCAGTTTTCAATAAACTTCAATCGTAAATATACTAAGCCATTTATAGTTGTAGTTGAGTCAGTTTTATTCAttagaacataaaatatatgtgccaaaaagtttataatgtttttgatttgattgatttaattttactatcataaacataatatatgtacttgcttattgttgttgtatcacATTTGAAACATACTCTATATCtatcgtatatttattaaaaggtatatattttttatgtaaggaTTAATCTCCGTAACTTATGGTCTAATTCCATTTTGTTTTACtggtagattttttttcattatctcTGAGAGCTAaagagtataaattatatttatataacaattaaaaacatgcacccgtacgaagccggtcGCTACtagttgtatatttaattctgattcacagataacaaaaaaattgttgtgTAGTCAGTAGCTTAAATAATGCATTTATTTCATTTGCAATTTTCTGAC harbors:
- the LOC124530322 gene encoding uncharacterized protein LOC124530322 gives rise to the protein METTTNSIVLNLNSTIPEDLIFNEKVILFNIVAEKPRTVGANTAIAIKFPEELTEPTILKFSKSTYHGVLKDGILTMEDIVLMSGFTLQTIFTLNGDFNQHFTISNENNKVTIAISNSDSLEEIAKNKFVVLEIAATGERAVPVTTTVIIDIPEIIISYPVFERSFYRGSYIKDSGLEFTEEISLQRGYDSSVEFRLEGDNSQWFSLIQNDNLATLITNERNPLPDDIVDKNSHLLFTIVADKLGTTGGRAAIHIDLPKETNDPIVLRFEKNEYIGRIKNESLELEEIRLLNEHDLSSIVLSLSGEFVSYFMIKEEPDYITIQLLDIPKELIENNNFIVLNMEASHPNAVNGYTTIILDIVRNQESQILSPTFEQAYYIGEYSDQEGLIFTNMIKLSQGFDETVSFKLEGVLNGLI